From a single Candidatus Melainabacteria bacterium genomic region:
- a CDS encoding WecB/TagA/CpsF family glycosyltransferase: MRTRILDQPIDIVNMNEAIYIVKMSLTHPKQLRIITLNPEMVVNAASSFEFQAAINNADLIVPDGTGIVWGLKLKGYKEIERIPGIELAEGVLDLANDLSKSVAIFGGREETLQRVTEVFKIKYPNIKLVKTIDGYQGESKEEKNANNIACENPNIVLVALGTPRQEIWINKYAKLFPQSLMIGIGGSLDIWSGKKNRAPMWARKNNLEWVYRVISEPKRAIRILKTLPKFVWMIISSLQTRQDF; encoded by the coding sequence GTGCGAACAAGGATATTAGATCAGCCAATTGACATAGTAAATATGAATGAAGCTATTTACATAGTTAAAATGTCACTTACCCATCCAAAACAACTCAGGATAATTACTTTAAATCCTGAAATGGTAGTAAATGCTGCTAGTAGTTTTGAATTCCAGGCTGCTATAAACAATGCTGATTTAATTGTCCCTGATGGTACCGGCATTGTATGGGGATTAAAACTAAAAGGTTATAAAGAGATAGAAAGAATCCCTGGTATAGAATTAGCTGAAGGGGTACTAGACTTAGCTAATGATCTTTCAAAAAGTGTTGCAATCTTTGGAGGAAGGGAAGAAACACTACAAAGAGTTACAGAAGTTTTCAAAATAAAATATCCAAACATAAAGCTTGTAAAAACAATTGATGGTTATCAAGGAGAGAGTAAAGAAGAAAAAAATGCAAACAACATTGCATGTGAGAATCCAAATATTGTTTTAGTTGCACTTGGAACACCAAGACAAGAAATATGGATAAACAAATACGCTAAATTATTTCCTCAAAGCTTAATGATTGGGATTGGAGGAAGCTTAGATATTTGGTCTGGCAAAAAAAACAGAGCGCCAATGTGGGCAAGAAAAAATAATTTAGAGTGGGTGTACAGAGTAATCAGTGAGCCTAAAAGGGCAATAAGAATTTTAAAAACCTTGCCAAAGTTTGTATGGATGATTATATCTTCACTCCAAACAAGACAGGATTTTTAA
- a CDS encoding ribulose-phosphate 3-epimerase, which yields MPNSKILIAPSILSADFSDLRNEVKKVEEAGADWIHVDVMDGQFVPNITIGAPVVRCIRQTTKLPLDVHLMIAHPDNHIKDFVDAGANIITVHTEACNHLQRTLVHIKDLGCKAGISFNPHTPVESLKYVLEIVDLVLIMTVNPGFGGQSFISSVVPKISEAKKMFDDAKLTNKYIEVDGGINIQTAPIVRSAGANVLVSGNAIYSLKSHIEIQKTINKMKA from the coding sequence ATGCCAAACTCAAAAATTCTAATTGCTCCTTCAATCTTATCTGCGGATTTTTCAGATCTTAGAAATGAGGTTAAAAAAGTTGAAGAAGCAGGTGCAGACTGGATTCATGTAGATGTTATGGATGGGCAATTTGTACCAAACATTACAATTGGTGCGCCAGTAGTAAGATGCATAAGACAAACTACAAAACTACCTCTTGATGTTCATCTAATGATTGCCCATCCTGATAATCACATTAAAGATTTTGTAGATGCAGGTGCAAACATTATCACTGTTCATACAGAGGCTTGTAACCATCTTCAAAGAACACTTGTACACATTAAAGACTTAGGATGCAAAGCAGGCATATCATTTAATCCTCACACACCAGTTGAATCATTAAAGTATGTTTTAGAAATTGTTGATTTGGTTTTAATCATGACTGTAAATCCTGGTTTTGGCGGCCAGAGTTTTATTAGTTCTGTAGTACCAAAAATATCAGAAGCAAAAAAAATGTTTGACGATGCTAAGTTAACTAATAAATATATTGAAGTGGATGGTGGTATTAATATACAAACAGCGCCCATTGTAAGGTCTGCAGGGGCTAATGTTCTTGTTAGTGGTAACGCTATTTATAGCTTAAAATCTCACATAGAAATTCAAAAAACCATAAATAAAATGAAAGCATAA
- a CDS encoding polysaccharide pyruvyl transferase family protein: protein MKRILISGFLGFDNFGDEALLHVLIRDLLSLGVQKQNITVLSRNPDKTRKTYGVNAVNRWDFFDLVYVLLSHDLLIFLGGLFQDKTSFKSFLYYFFQLFIAGISQKIISFYGGGFGPFQRKISQILFNFGMKNVHLLSVRDQVSANLTSGERNILVTCDPVWSITPDYTFQDKIPNINWHLPVLGITMRNDKNLKDYHITNLADKFARVLHSMKDWQALLIPCMPARDLPLLLELQDLIIKRLPDKSRVSLIGNFNQFPIEQQAGILASCDVMVGMRYHGLLVPLINSKPIFAFIFDQKVKSLVEFSGQVGIFYKDDFEQPWSYFWQNLGHSATKAQEAIQKANELHKRNIGLLEFLVKA, encoded by the coding sequence ATGAAACGAATTTTAATAAGTGGCTTTCTAGGGTTTGATAATTTTGGAGATGAAGCTCTTTTACATGTCTTAATCAGAGATTTACTTTCCCTTGGTGTTCAAAAGCAAAATATAACTGTACTTTCTCGTAATCCAGACAAAACAAGAAAAACATATGGTGTAAATGCTGTAAACAGGTGGGACTTTTTTGACCTAGTGTATGTTTTACTAAGCCATGATCTTTTAATTTTCCTAGGCGGATTATTTCAAGATAAAACAAGTTTCAAAAGTTTTTTATATTATTTCTTCCAACTTTTTATAGCAGGTATTTCTCAGAAAATAATTTCTTTTTATGGCGGCGGATTTGGACCATTCCAAAGAAAAATCTCACAAATTTTATTTAATTTTGGGATGAAGAATGTTCACTTACTGTCAGTTAGAGATCAAGTTTCAGCAAATCTTACATCTGGTGAAAGAAATATTTTAGTGACATGTGACCCTGTCTGGTCAATTACACCTGACTATACATTCCAAGACAAAATTCCAAATATAAACTGGCATTTGCCAGTTCTAGGTATTACCATGAGAAATGATAAAAACTTAAAGGACTACCACATAACTAATCTTGCTGACAAATTTGCTAGAGTTCTTCATAGCATGAAGGATTGGCAAGCTTTACTTATCCCTTGCATGCCAGCTAGGGATCTGCCACTTTTACTTGAACTTCAAGACTTAATAATAAAAAGACTTCCAGACAAGTCTAGGGTTTCTTTAATTGGAAACTTTAATCAGTTCCCAATCGAACAACAAGCAGGAATACTAGCTAGTTGTGATGTAATGGTAGGAATGAGATATCATGGTTTGCTTGTTCCTTTAATTAACTCAAAACCAATTTTTGCTTTTATCTTTGATCAAAAAGTAAAATCACTTGTTGAGTTTAGTGGTCAGGTAGGTATTTTCTATAAAGATGATTTTGAGCAGCCGTGGAGTTATTTTTGGCAAAATCTTGGGCATTCTGCAACAAAAGCACAAGAAGCAATACAAAAAGCTAATGAACTACATAAGAGAAATATTGGGCTTTTAGAATTTCTGGTGAAAGCCTAG
- a CDS encoding thymidylate kinase — translation MTKLDFYGLHSYKLDSSVYPGKLIVIEGTDGVGRTTQTLMLRSYLESQGFAVVDTGAARSELAGKGIKRAKEGHTLGPTTLSLFYATDFADRFEKQILPALKAGFIVLNDRYIYSLIIRAIVRGVDKAWLKEIYGTALKPDIIFYLKIAVKDLIPRVLGSKGFNFWESGMDLRLGNDLYESFVNYQTNLIAELDQMSKDYGFVEIDATREPQDVFLDIKNKLNEILV, via the coding sequence ATGACCAAACTAGATTTTTATGGATTGCACTCATATAAACTTGATAGTTCTGTCTATCCTGGCAAGCTTATTGTTATTGAAGGAACTGATGGAGTTGGCAGGACAACTCAAACATTAATGCTGAGGTCTTATCTTGAAAGTCAAGGGTTTGCTGTAGTTGATACTGGCGCAGCAAGATCTGAACTTGCAGGAAAAGGTATTAAGAGAGCTAAGGAAGGACATACTTTAGGTCCAACAACCCTAAGCTTGTTTTACGCTACTGATTTTGCAGACAGGTTTGAAAAGCAAATCTTACCTGCCTTAAAAGCTGGGTTTATTGTTTTAAATGATCGTTATATTTACTCTTTAATTATAAGAGCAATAGTACGTGGTGTTGACAAAGCATGGCTGAAAGAAATTTATGGAACAGCATTAAAGCCTGATATTATTTTTTATTTAAAAATTGCTGTAAAGGATTTAATACCTCGTGTGCTTGGATCAAAAGGATTTAATTTTTGGGAGTCAGGAATGGACTTAAGATTAGGTAATGATTTATATGAAAGTTTTGTAAATTATCAAACTAATTTAATAGCTGAACTTGATCAAATGTCAAAGGACTATGGGTTTGTAGAAATAGATGCTACAAGAGAACCGCAGGATGTTTTTTTGGATATAAAAAATAAATTAAATGAAATTTTGGTTTGA
- the hisA gene encoding 1-(5-phosphoribosyl)-5-[(5-phosphoribosylamino)methylideneamino]imidazole-4-carboxamide isomerase, with the protein MKNKNTNFEIIPAIDILDGKCVRLTQGQYNLVEEFSNNPKEIAKKWISLGATRLHIVDLNGAKEGYPVNYKTITKILKAAQETNKEIKIQVGGGIRTHESIRNYLNEGVSYLILGTKVLQDKVFLKEVTKSYLEKIIISLDMKNNKIAISGWQETTDTSLSSLASDIKDIKQIIYTDISKDGTLRGPNLVSLKEIASLLNSNIIVSGGISTIKDIQTILDIKALEHQNISGVILGKSLYKGTINLNEAIELAKKNSKQ; encoded by the coding sequence ATGAAAAACAAAAACACTAATTTTGAAATAATACCTGCTATTGATATCTTAGATGGCAAGTGTGTACGTCTAACCCAAGGTCAGTATAATCTTGTTGAAGAATTTTCAAATAATCCTAAAGAAATTGCAAAGAAGTGGATAAGTTTAGGTGCTACAAGGTTGCACATAGTTGATTTAAACGGTGCAAAAGAAGGATACCCAGTAAATTACAAGACTATAACCAAAATACTAAAAGCAGCACAAGAGACTAATAAAGAAATCAAAATCCAAGTTGGCGGGGGGATTAGAACACATGAATCTATAAGAAACTACTTAAATGAAGGGGTAAGTTATCTAATTCTTGGAACCAAAGTACTACAAGACAAAGTATTCCTTAAAGAAGTTACCAAGAGCTACCTTGAAAAAATAATTATCAGCTTGGATATGAAAAACAACAAGATAGCCATTTCAGGATGGCAAGAAACAACAGACACTAGCCTAAGCAGCCTGGCTTCAGACATTAAAGACATCAAACAAATTATTTACACAGATATATCAAAAGATGGTACTTTAAGGGGTCCAAATCTTGTTTCTTTAAAAGAAATTGCTTCTTTGTTAAACTCAAATATCATAGTCTCAGGTGGTATCTCTACAATAAAAGATATCCAAACAATTTTAGACATAAAAGCCTTGGAACATCAAAACATCTCCGGGGTAATCCTTGGTAAGTCTCTCTACAAAGGAACCATAAACTTAAATGAGGCAATTGAACTAGCTAAAAAAAATTCCAAGCAGTAA
- a CDS encoding DUF4388 domain-containing protein has translation METTVQQTLTSPVLSGELSEFNLVHILQLLNDCNANGVLQVKKGALYGVMYFEHGQIIDAHVLTYDGEDAIYEIFLWLVGRFAFYSLPIQRPKTIKRPTEDLILTGARYDERWRKLCKLGINSKTILKAKSDEEIARMITEEEEGTIHLAQADQEFLHAADGTKSLGEIANQLGYNRRKIVTILSFLLTNNFLDIVSTDHSSPFNDSTQVFMPELD, from the coding sequence ATGGAAACTACTGTACAACAAACCCTCACCTCGCCAGTTCTCTCAGGTGAACTTTCAGAATTTAATTTAGTTCATATATTACAGTTACTTAATGATTGTAATGCTAATGGAGTTTTACAAGTAAAAAAAGGCGCCTTGTATGGAGTCATGTATTTTGAACATGGTCAAATTATTGATGCCCATGTACTTACATATGATGGAGAAGATGCAATATATGAAATATTTTTATGGCTTGTAGGCAGGTTTGCATTTTATTCTTTACCAATTCAAAGACCTAAAACTATTAAGAGGCCAACTGAGGATTTAATTTTAACTGGTGCTAGATACGATGAAAGATGGAGGAAGCTTTGTAAGCTTGGAATAAATTCAAAAACAATTTTAAAAGCTAAGTCAGATGAAGAAATTGCAAGGATGATTACTGAAGAAGAAGAAGGTACAATTCATCTAGCTCAGGCAGATCAAGAATTCTTACATGCAGCAGATGGGACAAAATCTCTAGGAGAGATTGCAAACCAGCTTGGTTACAACAGGCGGAAAATAGTAACTATCTTGTCGTTTTTGCTTACAAATAACTTTTTAGATATAGTTTCAACAGATCACAGCTCACCATTTAATGACAGCACTCAAGTTTTTATGCCAGAGCTGGATTGA
- a CDS encoding YggT family protein: MSLIITILITVVQGYAFLMFIWVLLSWIPNLRFSNFYRFLDRLFLPFLEPFRQIIPPINGIDISPILGFFTLQLVVSLLGQLV, encoded by the coding sequence ATGTCTTTAATAATAACGATCTTAATTACTGTTGTACAAGGATATGCTTTCTTAATGTTTATTTGGGTTTTATTATCCTGGATCCCAAATTTGAGGTTTTCTAACTTTTATAGGTTTTTAGACAGACTATTCCTCCCTTTCCTAGAACCATTTAGACAAATTATTCCCCCAATAAACGGCATAGACATTTCACCAATATTAGGTTTTTTTACTTTACAACTAGTAGTTTCATTGCTTGGTCAGTTAGTTTAA
- the secD gene encoding protein translocase subunit SecD, whose product MNFLKRNFRLFIILATFLISFFSFFSFYLTGSYNHLKKLEGELNQAKINRESVVTERVVSLAENVEDPLQEFIKEKNLSSKAIKELETKIKDSQVIFQNPLVTLTTQLMLGLDLVGGAQLTFQAVPEGGVEITNQTVSGLIKVFENRVNASGTAEAIVQQVGKDRVLVEIPGAEPETVKRRLLKTAFLEFKEPAKLVNAKPGEKINPQKDKADDYIWLSTGITGKDLKRAQAVTDGAGNWLITFSLKGPAIEKFGRLTERLIEKPLAIFLDGRLISSPIVRSAITGGEGQIEGRFTAEEAQDLAVQLNAGALPVPVKIIQERSVGATLGQDSINKSLIAGIYGILLVILFMIVFYRLPGIIASIALLLYTLVTITIFEHTVTLTLAGIAGFILSIGMAVDANILIFERTKEELKAGKSFFNAIDAGFERAFSSIFDSNINTLIACFVLLIFGTGIVRGFAITLAIGVLVSMFSAIFVTKTLLALTTKINVFKNPVLFGVKI is encoded by the coding sequence GTGAACTTTTTAAAAAGAAATTTTCGTTTATTTATAATACTTGCAACTTTTTTAATATCTTTCTTTTCATTCTTCTCATTTTATTTAACAGGCTCATACAATCATCTTAAAAAACTTGAAGGTGAATTAAACCAGGCAAAAATTAATAGAGAGTCTGTTGTTACTGAAAGAGTAGTTAGCTTGGCTGAAAATGTAGAAGATCCTCTTCAGGAATTTATAAAAGAAAAAAATCTTTCAAGCAAAGCTATTAAAGAACTTGAAACAAAAATTAAAGATTCTCAGGTTATATTTCAAAATCCACTTGTTACACTTACAACACAACTTATGTTAGGTTTAGATCTTGTTGGTGGAGCTCAATTAACTTTTCAGGCAGTACCAGAAGGTGGTGTGGAAATAACAAATCAAACTGTATCAGGCTTAATAAAAGTTTTTGAAAATAGGGTTAATGCTTCTGGTACAGCTGAAGCTATTGTGCAACAGGTTGGGAAGGATAGGGTACTTGTAGAAATACCAGGTGCTGAGCCAGAAACAGTAAAAAGAAGACTGCTAAAAACAGCTTTTTTAGAATTTAAAGAACCAGCAAAACTTGTTAATGCAAAGCCAGGTGAAAAAATTAACCCCCAAAAAGATAAAGCTGATGATTATATCTGGCTTTCTACAGGAATTACTGGTAAGGATTTAAAGAGAGCACAAGCAGTTACAGATGGAGCAGGGAACTGGCTTATAACTTTTTCACTTAAGGGACCAGCCATTGAAAAATTTGGCAGATTAACTGAGAGGTTGATTGAAAAACCTCTTGCAATATTTTTAGATGGCAGATTAATTTCAAGTCCTATAGTTAGATCAGCTATAACTGGTGGTGAAGGACAAATCGAAGGAAGATTTACTGCAGAAGAAGCTCAGGATCTTGCAGTCCAGTTAAATGCAGGTGCTCTTCCAGTTCCTGTAAAAATAATCCAGGAAAGATCAGTTGGGGCTACACTAGGGCAGGACTCAATAAATAAAAGCCTTATAGCTGGTATTTATGGGATTTTACTTGTAATCTTATTTATGATTGTTTTTTATAGACTGCCTGGTATCATTGCAAGTATTGCACTTCTTTTATACACTCTTGTTACAATTACAATTTTTGAACATACAGTAACACTTACTTTAGCTGGCATTGCTGGATTTATTTTAAGTATAGGTATGGCAGTTGATGCAAATATTTTAATTTTTGAAAGAACAAAGGAAGAACTAAAAGCCGGGAAAAGTTTTTTTAATGCAATTGATGCAGGCTTTGAAAGAGCCTTTAGCAGTATATTTGACAGTAATATAAATACTTTAATTGCATGTTTTGTACTTTTAATTTTTGGAACTGGTATAGTAAGGGGCTTTGCAATTACTCTTGCAATTGGTGTTTTAGTTAGCATGTTCTCGGCAATTTTTGTTACAAAGACTCTACTTGCACTTACTACAAAGATAAATGTATTTAAAAATCCTGTCTTGTTTGGAGTGAAGATATAA
- the mraY gene encoding phospho-N-acetylmuramoyl-pentapeptide-transferase: MNNCHYLILILISVASSLLLGKSLIKLLKSLNAKQAIRQEGPLHHVQNKSRTPTIGGLIFLISVLFIILISIILNKKLLSFDLIIVLSITFIMAILGFIDDYLKVIKKHNKGISGWIKLFIQFLVSIVFFSTYYEGASLVYLFWVFFIISGSSNSYNLTDGLDGLVTSISLLSFLGFFVLFLTQGKTELAIFCVIFFGSLLGFLYFNKYPAKVFMGDTGSLAIGGAIGSLAIASRVELLLIFFATIPILEALSVILQVASCQLSKRFLGVDQRIFKMTPLHHHFELSGWKETDIVKSFFVFQLICVIIGISIQLWHKNLSAVIKW, encoded by the coding sequence ATGAATAATTGTCACTATCTCATCTTAATTTTAATTTCAGTAGCTAGCTCACTACTTTTAGGTAAGTCTTTAATTAAACTTCTTAAGTCCTTAAATGCAAAACAAGCCATAAGACAAGAAGGTCCTTTACACCACGTACAAAACAAATCTAGAACTCCTACAATTGGCGGATTAATTTTTTTAATCTCGGTTTTGTTTATTATTTTAATAAGTATCATTTTAAATAAAAAACTTTTAAGTTTTGACCTGATTATTGTTCTTAGCATAACGTTTATCATGGCAATACTTGGTTTTATAGATGATTATTTAAAAGTTATAAAAAAACATAATAAAGGAATATCAGGCTGGATAAAACTTTTCATACAGTTTTTAGTAAGCATAGTATTTTTCTCTACATACTATGAAGGAGCTAGTCTAGTTTATCTTTTCTGGGTATTTTTTATAATTAGCGGCTCAAGCAACTCTTATAATCTAACTGACGGACTTGATGGGCTTGTTACTAGTATTAGCTTACTAAGCTTTTTAGGTTTTTTTGTCTTATTTTTAACCCAAGGTAAAACAGAACTTGCTATTTTTTGTGTAATTTTCTTTGGCTCACTTCTAGGATTTTTATACTTCAATAAATACCCGGCTAAAGTTTTTATGGGCGATACTGGAAGTCTTGCAATAGGTGGTGCAATTGGCTCACTTGCAATTGCATCAAGGGTTGAACTTCTATTAATCTTCTTTGCAACAATACCAATACTAGAAGCACTGTCTGTAATTCTTCAAGTAGCAAGTTGCCAACTTTCAAAAAGATTTTTAGGAGTTGATCAAAGAATATTTAAAATGACACCACTTCATCATCATTTTGAGTTAAGTGGGTGGAAAGAAACTGACATAGTAAAAAGTTTTTTTGTGTTTCAGCTTATTTGTGTAATTATTGGGATATCAATCCAGCTCTGGCATAAAAACTTGAGTGCTGTCATTAAATGGTGA
- a CDS encoding peptide ABC transporter substrate-binding protein, whose translation MLSRREFDKLLLSSILFPSFSCTNLKKKKYIPGVLRMNLGYEPDTLDWAKATDSYSFDVITNIMVGLTKYNNKLQSIPSLAKEWKISSDKKTYTFFLNKDAKWSDGRSVVASDFVYGWQRILNPETAGPYAYLLYPIKGAHWFNTGKIQDPNKLGVKALDDYILQVELESPLTFFLNLTSWAVYFPQRKDIIEKYKDDWTEPENIVTCGPFKLNKWQHEYKLLLVRNYHYKNPEPKLNEIRYFMVPEQSSAFSLYLNDELDCIDLRSIPISEIENVKKMSGSQILSLLRGTYVGFNINKPPFDNKLVRAAFSHAVDKNIFPKVLRRGEIPTSSWIPPGLKNFYSPEIGCNYDSNLAKKLLAKAGFPNGTSFPQVTMLFPTREDAKLIAESFQSCIQRVLNIRIEINNMEWKSYLNTLHRDPPNLFRMSWGADYPDPDTFMTLFTSNSGNNHGLWKNERYDEVVSKAATTLDLNIRRSLYKEAQRILLEEEVAITPLFFNTQIIMNKPWVENFEFNSMDLIFCEKVSI comes from the coding sequence ATGCTATCCCGTAGAGAGTTTGATAAATTGTTGCTTAGTTCAATTTTATTTCCTTCTTTTAGTTGTACTAATCTTAAAAAGAAAAAATATATTCCAGGTGTTTTACGAATGAACCTTGGGTATGAACCTGATACTTTAGACTGGGCAAAAGCAACTGACTCTTATTCTTTTGATGTAATTACAAATATTATGGTTGGTCTGACTAAATACAACAATAAACTCCAGTCTATACCATCTCTTGCAAAAGAATGGAAAATATCTAGTGATAAAAAAACTTACACATTTTTTTTAAATAAAGATGCAAAATGGTCAGATGGGAGATCAGTCGTTGCATCTGATTTTGTATATGGCTGGCAGAGAATTTTAAATCCAGAAACAGCAGGACCTTATGCTTATCTTCTTTATCCAATTAAAGGTGCACATTGGTTTAACACTGGAAAGATTCAGGATCCAAACAAGCTTGGAGTAAAAGCTTTAGATGACTATATTCTACAGGTAGAACTAGAATCTCCTCTTACATTTTTTTTAAATCTTACTTCTTGGGCAGTTTATTTCCCTCAAAGAAAAGACATTATAGAAAAATATAAAGATGATTGGACAGAACCAGAAAACATTGTTACATGTGGACCATTTAAATTAAATAAGTGGCAGCATGAATATAAACTGTTGCTTGTAAGAAATTATCACTATAAAAATCCTGAGCCAAAGTTAAATGAGATTAGATATTTTATGGTTCCAGAACAATCAAGTGCATTTTCACTTTATTTAAATGATGAGCTTGATTGTATTGATTTAAGATCAATTCCAATAAGTGAAATTGAAAATGTAAAAAAAATGAGTGGCTCTCAAATACTTTCTTTACTTAGAGGTACTTATGTTGGTTTTAATATTAATAAACCACCGTTTGATAATAAGCTTGTCCGTGCTGCTTTTAGCCATGCAGTTGATAAAAATATATTTCCTAAAGTTTTACGTCGTGGAGAAATTCCAACATCTTCCTGGATTCCTCCAGGGTTAAAAAATTTTTACTCTCCGGAGATTGGTTGTAATTATGATTCTAATCTTGCAAAAAAATTACTAGCTAAAGCTGGTTTTCCAAATGGTACAAGTTTTCCACAAGTTACAATGCTTTTTCCTACACGTGAAGATGCAAAGTTAATTGCTGAATCTTTTCAGTCTTGTATTCAAAGAGTTTTAAATATAAGAATTGAAATAAATAATATGGAGTGGAAATCTTACTTAAATACTTTGCATAGGGATCCCCCTAATTTATTTAGAATGAGCTGGGGTGCAGATTATCCAGATCCAGATACTTTTATGACTCTTTTTACAAGCAATTCAGGAAACAATCATGGTTTATGGAAAAATGAAAGATACGATGAAGTAGTTAGTAAAGCAGCAACAACATTAGACTTAAACATTAGAAGATCCTTATATAAAGAAGCTCAAAGAATTCTTCTTGAAGAAGAAGTAGCAATCACACCACTTTTTTTTAACACACAGATTATTATGAATAAGCCATGGGTGGAAAACTTTGAGTTTAATTCAATGGATTTGATATTTTGTGAAAAAGTCTCTATATAA